One segment of Phaeacidiphilus oryzae TH49 DNA contains the following:
- a CDS encoding sugar ABC transporter ATP-binding protein: MSTEPTTAAGPTGTGTPRPVLEVAGVSKAFAGVQALSEVDFTLLPGEVHALIGENGAGKSTLIKVVTGVHQPDSGTVRLAGEERRFGNPLEAQAAGLSTIYQEVNLVPLMSVARNLYLGREPRRLGLIDTRRMNRDAAEALARYGVEVDVTRPLRTLGLGAQQMVALARAVQIDARVVIMDEPTSSLEPREVETLFSVIRELKRQSIAVVYVSHRLDELYAVCDRVTVMRDGRVVHTGEMAGLERLRLISLMLGREMSTVRSEGSTAFDSDRHHAKDGVPALRAEGLTVRHRLDGVSFEIHPGEVVGLGGLLGAGRSETAKAVVGALPAESGEVEVGGKPLRRRSPAAAIRAGVVMLPEDRKVEGIIPSLSVRENISLAALPRLSRAGLVSRAKQDEVVDFFMKRLRIKASSPDQPVRDLSGGNQQKVMLARWLCLSPKVLLLDEPTRGIDVGAKAEVQGLIDELAADGLGVLLISSDLEELIEGADRVVVLKDGRVVGGLDGDQVSEEGLLAALATAPGTEDERAGAAEESGTAEEEPE, translated from the coding sequence ATGTCTACTGAGCCGACGACCGCCGCCGGGCCGACGGGCACCGGGACGCCCCGGCCGGTGCTCGAGGTCGCCGGGGTCAGCAAGGCCTTCGCCGGGGTCCAGGCGCTCAGCGAGGTGGACTTCACCCTCCTCCCCGGCGAGGTGCACGCGCTGATCGGCGAGAACGGCGCCGGCAAGTCCACGCTGATCAAGGTGGTGACCGGGGTCCACCAGCCGGACTCCGGCACCGTCCGGCTGGCCGGCGAGGAGCGGCGGTTCGGCAACCCGCTGGAGGCCCAGGCCGCCGGGCTCTCCACGATCTACCAGGAGGTCAACCTCGTCCCGCTGATGTCGGTGGCGCGGAACCTCTATCTGGGCCGCGAGCCGCGGCGCCTCGGCCTGATCGACACCCGCCGGATGAACCGGGACGCCGCCGAGGCGCTGGCCAGGTACGGCGTCGAGGTGGACGTCACCAGGCCGCTGCGCACCCTCGGCCTGGGCGCCCAGCAGATGGTGGCGCTGGCCAGGGCGGTGCAGATCGACGCCCGCGTGGTGATCATGGACGAGCCGACCTCCTCGCTGGAACCGCGCGAGGTGGAGACCCTCTTCTCGGTGATCCGCGAGCTGAAGCGGCAGTCCATCGCGGTGGTCTACGTCAGCCACCGTCTCGACGAGCTGTACGCGGTCTGCGACCGGGTCACCGTGATGCGGGACGGCCGGGTCGTCCACACCGGCGAGATGGCCGGGCTGGAACGGCTGCGGCTGATCTCGCTGATGCTGGGCCGGGAGATGTCCACCGTCCGCAGCGAGGGCAGCACCGCCTTCGACAGCGACCGGCACCACGCCAAGGACGGCGTGCCCGCCCTGCGGGCCGAGGGACTGACGGTCCGTCACCGGCTGGACGGGGTCTCCTTCGAGATCCATCCGGGCGAGGTGGTCGGCCTCGGCGGGCTGCTCGGGGCCGGGCGGAGCGAGACCGCCAAGGCGGTCGTCGGGGCGCTGCCCGCGGAGTCCGGCGAGGTCGAGGTCGGTGGGAAGCCGCTGCGCAGGCGCAGCCCGGCGGCGGCGATCCGGGCCGGGGTGGTGATGCTGCCGGAGGACCGCAAGGTGGAGGGGATCATCCCGAGCCTGTCGGTACGGGAGAACATCTCGCTGGCCGCGCTCCCCCGGCTGTCCCGGGCCGGCCTGGTCTCGCGGGCCAAGCAGGACGAGGTCGTCGACTTCTTCATGAAGCGGCTGCGGATCAAGGCCTCCTCCCCGGACCAGCCGGTCCGCGACCTGTCCGGCGGCAACCAGCAGAAGGTGATGCTGGCCCGCTGGCTCTGCCTCAGCCCCAAGGTGCTGCTGCTGGACGAGCCCACCCGCGGCATCGACGTCGGCGCCAAGGCCGAAGTCCAGGGCCTGATCGACGAGTTGGCGGCGGACGGGCTCGGGGTGCTGCTGATCTCCTCCGATCTGGAGGAGCTGATCGAGGGCGCCGACCGGGTGGTGGTGCTCAAGGACGGCCGGGTGGTCGGCGGCCTGGACGGCGACCAGGTCAGCGAGGAGGGCCTGCTGGCCGCGCTGGCCACGGCACCGGGGACCGAGGACGAACGGGCCGGTGCCGCCGAGGAGAGCGGCACGGCCGAGGAGGAACCGGAATGA
- a CDS encoding ABC transporter permease, whose protein sequence is MTTLSWAGGMDRSRARRLLQDYGVYAALLLLFVVAVALNGSFIEMSNLRAQLLQVTPVLVVALGMSLVIGTEGIDLSVGAVIALAAAVLPLYLGYGFGASLVVALVVGAVSGALGGAMVAFVRVQPIVATLSLMIGLRGLANIINGSSGKPVTDSTVADLGTGNLAGIPVMTWIAVVCTVLTALVVRRTTFGRQLVAIGDNRQAARLAGLPVRRVLMTVYIVSGVLAALAGVMLVGYSAESDPSTVGLNYELNAITAVVVGGTPLTGGRVRVLGTVAGALLMQLISAVLQQHNIHQSYQQIIEAALICFAVYAAQERGTR, encoded by the coding sequence ATGACCACGCTCAGCTGGGCCGGCGGGATGGACCGCTCCCGCGCCCGGAGACTGCTCCAGGACTACGGGGTGTACGCGGCGCTGCTGCTGCTCTTCGTGGTGGCCGTGGCGCTCAACGGCTCGTTCATCGAGATGAGCAACCTGCGGGCGCAACTCCTCCAGGTGACGCCGGTACTGGTGGTCGCCCTCGGGATGTCGCTGGTGATCGGCACCGAGGGGATCGACCTCTCGGTGGGCGCGGTGATCGCGCTGGCCGCCGCCGTCCTCCCGCTCTACCTCGGCTACGGCTTCGGCGCCTCGCTGGTGGTGGCGCTGGTGGTGGGCGCGGTCTCGGGCGCCCTGGGCGGGGCGATGGTGGCCTTCGTCCGGGTGCAGCCGATCGTCGCGACCCTGTCGCTGATGATCGGGCTGCGCGGACTGGCGAACATCATCAACGGCAGCTCCGGCAAGCCGGTGACCGACTCCACGGTGGCCGACCTCGGCACCGGGAACCTGGCCGGGATCCCGGTGATGACCTGGATCGCGGTGGTCTGCACGGTGCTCACCGCGCTGGTGGTGCGGCGCACCACCTTCGGGCGGCAGCTGGTCGCGATCGGCGACAACCGGCAGGCGGCCCGGCTGGCCGGACTCCCGGTCCGGCGGGTGCTGATGACGGTGTACATCGTCTCCGGGGTGCTGGCCGCGCTGGCCGGGGTGATGCTGGTCGGCTACTCCGCCGAGTCCGACCCCTCGACCGTCGGCCTCAACTACGAACTCAACGCGATCACCGCGGTGGTGGTCGGCGGCACCCCGCTCACCGGCGGGCGGGTGCGGGTGCTCGGCACGGTGGCCGGCGCGCTGCTGATGCAGCTGATCTCGGCGGTGCTCCAGCAGCACAACATCCACCAGTCCTACCAGCAGATCATCGAGGCGGCGCTCATCTGCTTCGCCGTCTACGCCGCCCAGGAGCGTGGTACCCGATGA
- a CDS encoding glutaminase family protein → MTEISRRGLIRWTGAAGVGAGAAALLPGLAQPAAAATADSAGTAASAALTGFDPIRPPAVPLAVRSPYLSTWMATDYTAANWPGFWTGNHITAMTGVALVDGDPYLFFGNPGFTGLGSRALVQQRLTVTATRSQFVYTGGGVELTLTFLSPVEPGDLRRQSMPLSYITADVRSVDGKSHHAALYFDISGEWAHNNTGTKINWSKDQISGPSGTSVTTLSCTPAGTPVLQENGDMATWGTVVWSATQRPGLTSAIGPDTAVRPAFVADGKLDDSVDTNQPRAINDHWPIFAFAFDLGSVGKTPARAELSVGHVREPAVSYLGTQLPPLWKSYWSDWKQMVGYFHSDLAAAQQRTARLDTKIRSEATAAAGPKYAALCALALRQAYAGTELVSRNGKPWVFLKEISSDGNVSTIDVTYPCMPVWSYLDPEYLGLILAPMLDYAENGGWPKQFAEHDLGSSYPNASGHNDGNEEDMPVEETANMLIMSAAYLKRTDAASAKSFATTHYKILKQWADYLVGNALDPGNQNQTDDFTGWIAHSANLALKGILGIGAMSQVATAAGNAADSASYLSTAKSYITQWVSKAQDTGGDHLKLAYDQPGTWSLKYNGYPDRLLGLGLIPEKVAAEEAAWYLGQANQFGIPLDIRHSYTKGDWEMWTAAWLHAYPVRDRLIGTLYEFLNTSSSRVPFTDWYDTVGDRQNGFQARPVVGGIFALLSLGK, encoded by the coding sequence ATGACCGAGATCAGCAGACGCGGACTCATCCGCTGGACCGGAGCGGCCGGAGTCGGCGCCGGCGCCGCCGCCCTCCTGCCCGGCCTGGCCCAGCCCGCAGCCGCGGCCACCGCGGACTCCGCCGGCACCGCCGCCTCCGCGGCGCTCACCGGCTTCGACCCGATACGCCCGCCGGCCGTGCCGCTCGCCGTCCGCTCCCCGTACCTCAGCACCTGGATGGCGACCGACTACACCGCCGCCAACTGGCCGGGCTTCTGGACCGGCAACCACATCACCGCGATGACCGGTGTCGCCCTCGTCGACGGCGACCCGTACCTCTTCTTCGGCAACCCCGGCTTCACCGGGCTCGGCTCCCGCGCCCTGGTCCAGCAGCGGCTGACGGTCACCGCCACCCGCTCGCAGTTCGTCTACACCGGCGGCGGGGTGGAGCTCACCCTGACCTTCCTCTCCCCGGTGGAGCCCGGCGACCTGCGCCGCCAGTCCATGCCGCTCTCGTACATCACCGCCGACGTGCGCAGCGTCGACGGCAAGAGCCACCATGCCGCCCTCTACTTCGACATCTCCGGCGAGTGGGCGCACAACAACACCGGCACCAAGATCAACTGGAGCAAGGACCAGATCAGCGGCCCGTCCGGGACCTCGGTCACCACGCTGTCCTGCACCCCGGCCGGCACCCCGGTGCTCCAGGAGAACGGCGACATGGCCACCTGGGGCACGGTGGTGTGGAGTGCCACCCAGCGCCCCGGACTGACCTCCGCGATCGGCCCCGACACTGCCGTCCGCCCCGCCTTCGTCGCCGACGGCAAACTGGACGACAGCGTGGACACCAACCAGCCGCGGGCGATCAACGACCACTGGCCGATCTTCGCCTTCGCCTTCGACCTCGGCTCGGTCGGCAAAACCCCGGCCCGGGCGGAGCTCTCCGTCGGCCACGTCCGCGAACCCGCGGTCAGCTACCTGGGCACCCAGCTGCCGCCGCTGTGGAAGTCCTACTGGTCGGACTGGAAGCAGATGGTCGGCTACTTCCACTCCGACCTGGCCGCCGCCCAGCAGCGCACCGCGCGGCTGGACACGAAGATCCGCAGTGAGGCCACCGCCGCCGCCGGCCCCAAGTACGCGGCGCTGTGCGCCCTGGCGCTCCGCCAGGCGTACGCCGGCACCGAGCTGGTCAGCAGGAACGGCAAGCCGTGGGTGTTCCTCAAGGAGATCTCCAGCGACGGCAACGTGTCCACCATCGACGTCACCTACCCGTGCATGCCGGTGTGGAGCTACCTCGACCCCGAGTACCTGGGCCTGATCCTGGCGCCGATGCTCGACTACGCCGAGAACGGCGGCTGGCCCAAGCAGTTCGCCGAGCACGACCTGGGCTCCAGTTACCCCAACGCCAGCGGTCACAACGACGGCAACGAGGAGGACATGCCGGTCGAGGAGACCGCGAACATGCTCATCATGTCCGCCGCCTACCTCAAGCGCACCGACGCGGCCAGCGCCAAGTCCTTCGCCACCACCCACTACAAGATCCTCAAGCAGTGGGCGGACTACCTGGTCGGCAACGCCCTCGACCCGGGCAACCAGAACCAGACCGACGACTTCACCGGCTGGATCGCGCACAGCGCCAACCTCGCCCTGAAGGGCATCCTCGGCATCGGCGCGATGTCGCAGGTCGCGACCGCGGCCGGGAACGCCGCCGACTCCGCGAGCTACCTGTCGACCGCGAAGTCGTACATCACCCAGTGGGTGAGCAAGGCCCAGGACACCGGCGGCGACCACCTCAAGCTGGCCTACGACCAGCCCGGCACCTGGTCGCTGAAGTACAACGGCTACCCGGACCGGCTGCTCGGCCTCGGCCTGATCCCCGAGAAGGTCGCCGCCGAGGAGGCCGCCTGGTACCTCGGCCAGGCCAACCAGTTCGGCATCCCGCTGGACATCCGGCACTCCTACACCAAGGGTGACTGGGAGATGTGGACCGCGGCCTGGCTGCACGCCTACCCGGTCCGCGACCGCCTGATCGGCACCCTCTACGAGTTCCTCAACACCTCCAGCTCGCGGGTGCCCTTCACCGACTGGTACGACACTGTCGGCGACCGGCAGAACGGCTTCCAGGCCCGCCCGGTCGTCGGCGGGATCTTCGCCCTCCTCAGCCTGGGCAAGTAA
- a CDS encoding ABC transporter substrate-binding protein: MSATTHPRPGTRTARVALAALCTAGLALTAAACTNSGTASGGSSSTGAAAAAGANAQQTAAATGAAGPACTYQSYGGSGVPKLTIGAGTKIGFSQSESTTNPFRATETASIVAEAKKVGVTLLQANANADVNAQNSQIESLIAQGAQALIVAPENSDGLAPALAEAKAKKIPVLTIDRTAGTACQNVISFIGSDFTGQAEAAADDLAKATGQKAKIAILTGTPGNNVAVDRTNGFRNELKKYPGMSVVAQQTGQFAETTGQQVMAQLLQAHPDITAVYAENDEMALGAIQAVKAAGKTPGKDVKIVSIDGIQQCVEDVSSGVMAADIETNPRFGPLAFQSLKNFYSSTGVPANVIIKDQHFDDSGLAKQALASGNVY, from the coding sequence ATGTCCGCCACCACCCACCCCCGCCCGGGCACCCGCACCGCCAGAGTCGCACTCGCCGCGCTGTGCACCGCCGGGCTCGCCCTCACCGCTGCCGCCTGCACCAACTCGGGTACCGCCTCCGGTGGTTCCAGTTCCACCGGGGCCGCGGCCGCCGCCGGCGCGAACGCGCAGCAGACGGCGGCCGCCACCGGCGCCGCGGGCCCCGCCTGCACCTACCAGTCCTACGGCGGCAGCGGCGTGCCCAAGCTGACCATCGGCGCCGGGACCAAGATCGGGTTCTCCCAGTCGGAGTCCACCACCAACCCGTTCCGGGCCACCGAGACCGCCAGCATCGTCGCGGAGGCCAAGAAGGTCGGCGTCACCCTGCTGCAGGCCAACGCCAACGCGGACGTCAACGCGCAGAACTCGCAGATCGAGTCGCTGATAGCGCAGGGCGCGCAGGCGCTGATCGTCGCCCCGGAGAACTCGGACGGCCTGGCGCCGGCGCTGGCCGAGGCCAAGGCCAAGAAGATCCCGGTGCTCACCATCGACCGCACCGCCGGCACCGCCTGCCAGAACGTGATCTCCTTCATCGGCTCGGACTTCACCGGGCAGGCCGAGGCGGCCGCGGACGACCTGGCCAAGGCCACCGGGCAGAAGGCGAAGATCGCCATCCTCACCGGCACCCCCGGCAACAACGTCGCCGTGGACCGCACCAACGGCTTCCGCAACGAGCTGAAGAAGTACCCGGGGATGAGCGTGGTCGCCCAGCAGACCGGCCAGTTCGCGGAGACCACCGGCCAGCAGGTGATGGCCCAGCTGCTGCAGGCGCACCCGGACATCACCGCGGTCTACGCGGAGAACGACGAGATGGCGCTGGGCGCGATCCAGGCGGTCAAGGCGGCGGGCAAGACCCCCGGCAAGGACGTCAAGATCGTCTCCATCGACGGCATCCAGCAGTGCGTGGAGGACGTCTCCTCCGGCGTGATGGCCGCGGACATCGAGACCAACCCGCGCTTCGGCCCGCTGGCCTTCCAGTCGCTGAAGAACTTCTACTCCTCCACCGGCGTCCCGGCGAACGTGATCATCAAGGACCAGCACTTCGACGACAGCGGCCTGGCCAAGCAGGCGCTCGCCAGCGGCAATGTCTACTGA
- a CDS encoding LacI family DNA-binding transcriptional regulator: protein MGVSLKDVALLAGVSVKTVSNVVNDYPHIRPSTRQRVQRAIEELGYRPNLTARNLRKGRTGIIALAVPELANPYFADLAGAVIDAAAQHEHTVLLDHTAGLRAREVLVSRGFRSHIIDGLILSPIELENDDLLDRPDGPPLVLVGEREYTAPYDHVAIDNVEAARTAVRHLLELGRRRIAFLGARHESARQPAHLRLRGWREEHRAQQLVPPEELVVATAGYDRGDGAAAMAELLDREWDSGADTGPGSGSGSGSGSGSGSGSGPAKRPDAVFAYNDLIALGAMRVLAERGLRVPEDVAVVGFDDIEEGRFAPISLTTVAPDKAAIARFAVDRLIERIQAGSEADSWHSRRFLPSHRLMVRESTSGRARRAGEPPRLRADG from the coding sequence GTGGGCGTCAGCCTCAAGGACGTGGCGCTGCTCGCCGGCGTCTCCGTGAAGACCGTTTCCAACGTAGTCAACGACTATCCGCACATCCGCCCGTCGACCCGGCAGCGGGTGCAGCGGGCCATCGAGGAGCTGGGCTACCGGCCCAACCTGACCGCCCGCAACCTCCGCAAGGGCCGCACCGGGATCATCGCCCTGGCCGTGCCCGAACTGGCCAACCCGTACTTCGCCGACCTGGCCGGGGCGGTGATCGACGCGGCCGCCCAGCACGAGCACACGGTGCTGCTCGACCACACCGCGGGACTGCGCGCCCGGGAGGTCCTGGTCTCCAGGGGCTTCCGCTCGCACATCATCGACGGCCTGATCCTCAGCCCGATCGAGCTGGAGAACGACGACCTGCTGGACCGGCCGGACGGGCCGCCGCTGGTGCTGGTCGGCGAGCGGGAGTACACCGCTCCTTACGACCACGTGGCCATCGACAACGTCGAGGCGGCCAGGACGGCGGTGCGGCACCTGCTGGAGCTGGGCCGGCGGCGGATCGCCTTCCTCGGCGCCCGGCACGAGAGCGCCCGCCAGCCCGCCCACCTGCGGCTGCGCGGCTGGCGGGAGGAGCACAGGGCGCAGCAGCTGGTCCCGCCCGAGGAGCTGGTGGTGGCCACCGCCGGCTACGACCGCGGGGACGGGGCCGCCGCGATGGCGGAGCTGCTGGACCGGGAGTGGGACTCGGGGGCGGATACGGGCCCGGGCTCGGGATCCGGCTCGGGCTCCGGCTCGGGCTCGGGCTCGGGCTCGGGGCCGGCGAAGCGGCCGGACGCGGTGTTCGCCTACAACGATCTGATCGCCCTCGGCGCCATGCGGGTACTCGCCGAGCGGGGCCTGCGGGTGCCCGAGGACGTGGCGGTGGTCGGCTTCGACGACATCGAGGAGGGCCGCTTCGCGCCGATCTCGCTGACCACGGTCGCCCCCGACAAGGCCGCCATCGCCCGGTTCGCGGTGGACCGGCTGATCGAGCGGATCCAGGCCGGCAGCGAGGCGGACAGCTGGCACTCGCGGCGCTTCCTGCCCAGCCACCGGCTGATGGTCCGGGAATCGACCTCCGGGCGGGCGCGAAGAGCCGGCGAGCCGCCGCGCCTCCGCGCGGACGGCTGA
- a CDS encoding beta-L-arabinofuranosidase domain-containing protein: MDRRRFLARSLVLAGGAALAGFTGLPAQAAAPRPGLGLVGAGGPCYPANRAPLQREPFLRLPPGSVTPGGWLAEQLRLQLNGLNGRMPEVSDYLGTQTSGWSVPSQTGWEELPYWLRGFGDLGYVTGDSATIEQAKAWIDRILATRQSDGFFGPAALRTSLNGGPDYWPYMPVLDALRTWYEYSGDTRVLDTLTGWLGFLNTLPGSQFSLGWGSARVGDTIDAAYWLYNRTGDSSLLDLVRTMHANSADYTHTIPTWHNVNLAQGFREPAQYGVLAGDPSLRAATYRVHDTVMGAYGGFPGGGFAADENARPGFHDPRQGFETCGIVEYMRSDELLHRMTGDPVWADRCEELALNLLPAAFDPEQKGTHYITSANGVQLDDVAKSHGQFDNAFAMQAYMPGVHQYRCCPHNYGQGWPYYAEEAWLASADGGLCASLYAESTVRAKVADGTEVTFTEHTEYPFGETVDLRLTSPKPLTFPLYLRVPGWCARPSVKLNGRAVQATSTGGYLVLNREWRSGDQLRLTLPMSTAVHRWPANGGAVSVSRGPLAYSLRIDEQWTRFSGTDDWPEYEVRAGSPWNYALQLDPEDPARSLSFSTPAVPPDAANPFTQDTVPARITAKARRIPTWRTDDQNVLAPLQPSPARVPAGTPAQQVTLIPSAAARLRITAFPLAGSGPSATPWAAVDASYSGVDSPQALLMNGAAAVPTDSYDQQLPRFTWWGHTGSAEWVSYTYAEPVTATAVQTYWYDDTGHGACRVPQSWHLDYQAPDGSWHPVPDPSAYGTAKDTFNTTSFAPIRTTALRVVTQLQPTVSAGLLAWRVTTT, translated from the coding sequence ATGGATCGCCGCCGCTTCCTCGCCCGCTCCCTCGTCCTCGCCGGCGGTGCCGCGCTGGCCGGATTCACCGGCCTGCCGGCGCAGGCCGCCGCGCCCCGACCCGGCCTCGGCCTGGTCGGGGCCGGCGGGCCCTGCTACCCCGCCAACCGGGCCCCGCTCCAGCGGGAGCCCTTCCTCCGGCTGCCCCCGGGCAGCGTCACCCCCGGCGGCTGGCTGGCCGAGCAGCTCCGCCTCCAACTCAACGGCCTCAACGGCCGGATGCCCGAGGTCTCCGACTACCTCGGCACCCAGACCAGCGGCTGGTCCGTGCCCTCCCAGACCGGCTGGGAGGAACTCCCGTACTGGCTGCGGGGGTTCGGCGACCTCGGCTACGTCACCGGCGACTCCGCCACCATCGAGCAGGCCAAGGCCTGGATCGACCGGATCCTCGCCACCCGCCAGTCCGACGGCTTCTTCGGCCCCGCAGCCCTGCGCACCTCGCTCAACGGCGGCCCCGACTACTGGCCGTACATGCCGGTGCTGGACGCCCTGCGCACCTGGTACGAGTACAGCGGCGACACCCGCGTCCTGGACACCCTGACCGGCTGGCTGGGCTTCCTGAACACCCTCCCCGGCTCGCAGTTCTCCCTCGGCTGGGGCTCCGCCCGGGTCGGCGACACCATCGACGCCGCGTACTGGCTCTACAACCGCACCGGCGACTCCTCGCTGCTGGACCTGGTCCGCACGATGCACGCCAACAGCGCCGACTACACCCACACCATCCCGACCTGGCACAACGTCAACCTCGCCCAGGGCTTCCGGGAACCGGCCCAGTACGGCGTGCTGGCCGGCGACCCGTCCCTCCGCGCCGCCACCTACCGGGTGCACGACACCGTGATGGGCGCCTACGGCGGCTTCCCCGGCGGGGGCTTCGCGGCCGACGAGAACGCCCGCCCCGGCTTCCACGACCCGAGGCAGGGCTTCGAGACCTGCGGGATCGTCGAGTACATGCGCAGCGACGAGCTGCTGCACCGGATGACCGGCGACCCGGTCTGGGCCGACCGCTGCGAGGAGCTGGCGCTCAACCTCCTCCCCGCCGCCTTCGATCCGGAGCAGAAGGGCACCCACTACATCACCTCGGCCAACGGCGTTCAGCTGGACGACGTCGCCAAGTCGCACGGCCAGTTCGACAACGCCTTCGCGATGCAGGCCTACATGCCTGGCGTCCACCAGTACCGCTGCTGCCCGCACAACTACGGCCAGGGCTGGCCGTACTACGCCGAGGAGGCGTGGCTGGCCAGCGCGGACGGGGGTCTGTGCGCCTCGCTCTACGCCGAGTCCACGGTCCGGGCCAAGGTCGCCGACGGCACCGAGGTCACCTTCACCGAGCACACCGAGTACCCCTTCGGCGAGACCGTCGACCTCCGGCTGACCAGCCCCAAGCCGTTGACCTTCCCGCTCTACCTCCGCGTCCCCGGCTGGTGCGCCCGGCCCTCCGTCAAGCTCAACGGCCGTGCCGTGCAAGCCACTTCGACCGGCGGCTACCTCGTCCTCAACCGCGAATGGCGCAGCGGCGACCAGCTCCGCCTCACCCTCCCGATGTCCACCGCCGTCCACCGCTGGCCGGCCAACGGCGGCGCGGTCTCGGTGAGTCGCGGCCCGCTCGCCTACTCCCTGCGCATCGACGAGCAGTGGACGCGCTTCTCCGGCACCGACGACTGGCCCGAGTACGAGGTCCGCGCCGGCTCCCCGTGGAACTACGCCCTGCAACTCGACCCCGAGGACCCGGCCCGCTCCCTCTCCTTCTCCACCCCCGCGGTCCCGCCGGACGCCGCCAACCCCTTCACCCAGGACACCGTCCCCGCCAGGATCACCGCCAAGGCCCGCCGGATCCCCACCTGGCGCACCGACGACCAGAACGTCCTGGCCCCCCTCCAGCCCAGCCCCGCGCGCGTCCCCGCCGGGACCCCCGCCCAGCAGGTCACCCTCATCCCCTCCGCGGCGGCCCGGCTCCGCATCACCGCCTTCCCCCTCGCGGGCTCCGGTCCCTCCGCGACCCCCTGGGCGGCGGTCGACGCCTCCTACAGCGGGGTCGACAGCCCGCAGGCCCTCCTGATGAACGGGGCCGCGGCCGTCCCCACCGACTCCTACGACCAGCAGCTGCCCCGCTTCACCTGGTGGGGCCACACCGGCAGCGCCGAGTGGGTCTCCTACACCTACGCCGAGCCCGTGACCGCCACCGCCGTCCAGACCTACTGGTACGACGACACCGGCCACGGCGCCTGCCGAGTCCCCCAGTCCTGGCACCTCGACTACCAGGCCCCCGACGGCAGCTGGCACCCCGTCCCCGACCCCTCCGCCTACGGCACCGCCAAGGACACCTTCAACACCACGTCGTTCGCCCCCATCCGAACCACCGCCCTCCGCGTGGTCACCCAACTCCAGCCCACCGTCTCCGCCGGCCTCCTCGCTTGGCGCGTAACGACGACCTGA
- a CDS encoding ABC transporter permease, giving the protein MSPTAVRPTALPPDDPAPPPAGGQAAATPLRERVAHQLQRRGAPVVLVLVAVIASISSSTFPTWSNISSILVGNNFVWLLALGMTFVIITGGIDLSVGSMYALGGVLGAYGAQHGGSLVALVLPIAVGAAWGTVQGLLVARARMAPFIVTLAGLLGARGLMQAISNEGATTYIVPKNSFFASLGSGTWVPLLILAVFFAAGTVLLARTRFGATLTAMGGNENAAVLMGLPVARAKVLVYLLSGTVAATAGALGAARLQSGVTTIGVGYELTAIASVVIGGTLLTGGSGTVGGTLSGVLLLGVLHNLIDSHFSQYGSAFTDLVNGAFLAVVVLLQTLLSRTQQLS; this is encoded by the coding sequence ATGAGCCCCACCGCCGTACGCCCGACCGCGCTGCCGCCGGACGACCCCGCGCCGCCGCCGGCCGGGGGGCAGGCCGCAGCGACCCCGCTGCGCGAGCGGGTCGCCCACCAGCTGCAGCGGCGGGGCGCCCCGGTGGTGCTGGTGCTGGTCGCGGTGATCGCCTCGATCTCCTCCTCCACCTTCCCCACCTGGTCCAACATCAGCTCGATCCTGGTGGGCAACAACTTCGTCTGGCTGCTCGCCCTCGGCATGACCTTCGTCATCATCACCGGCGGCATCGACCTCTCGGTGGGCTCGATGTACGCGCTGGGCGGGGTGCTCGGGGCCTACGGGGCGCAGCACGGCGGCTCGCTGGTCGCCCTGGTGCTGCCGATCGCGGTCGGCGCCGCCTGGGGGACCGTGCAGGGGCTGCTGGTGGCGCGGGCCCGGATGGCGCCGTTCATCGTCACCCTGGCCGGGCTGCTCGGCGCCCGCGGGCTGATGCAGGCGATCAGCAACGAGGGCGCGACCACCTACATCGTGCCCAAGAACTCCTTCTTCGCCTCGCTCGGCTCGGGCACCTGGGTGCCGCTGCTGATCCTGGCGGTGTTCTTCGCCGCCGGGACCGTGCTGCTGGCCCGCACCCGGTTCGGGGCGACCCTCACCGCGATGGGCGGGAACGAGAACGCGGCGGTGCTGATGGGGCTTCCGGTGGCCCGCGCGAAGGTGCTGGTCTACCTGCTGTCCGGGACGGTGGCGGCCACCGCGGGCGCGCTGGGCGCGGCCCGGCTGCAGTCCGGCGTGACCACCATCGGCGTCGGCTACGAGCTGACCGCGATCGCCTCGGTGGTGATCGGCGGGACGCTGCTCACCGGCGGCAGCGGGACGGTCGGCGGGACGCTCAGCGGGGTGCTGCTGCTGGGGGTGCTGCACAACCTGATCGACAGCCACTTCTCGCAGTACGGGTCGGCGTTCACGGACCTGGTGAACGGCGCCTTCCTGGCCGTGGTGGTGCTGCTGCAGACCCTCCTCAGCCGGACCCAGCAACTGTCCTGA